A region of Streptomyces paludis DNA encodes the following proteins:
- a CDS encoding Lrp/AsnC family transcriptional regulator translates to MRLNDLDERIVHALAEDARRTYADIGSRIGLSAPAVKRRVDRLRAAGAITGFTVRVDPAALGWSTEGFIEIYCVRNTSPEAIHRGLERMPEVVAASTVTGEADALVQVFAADMRHFEQVLERIAGEPYVERTKSVLVLSPLLRRSSSGISADVASES, encoded by the coding sequence GTGCGACTCAACGATCTCGACGAACGCATCGTCCACGCCCTCGCCGAGGACGCCCGCCGCACCTACGCCGACATCGGCTCCCGGATCGGGCTCTCCGCGCCCGCCGTGAAGCGGCGCGTCGACCGGCTGCGGGCCGCCGGGGCGATCACCGGCTTCACGGTACGGGTGGACCCGGCGGCGCTCGGCTGGTCGACCGAGGGATTCATCGAGATCTACTGCGTCCGCAACACCTCGCCGGAGGCCATCCACCGGGGTCTGGAGCGGATGCCGGAGGTGGTGGCCGCCTCCACCGTGACCGGTGAGGCCGACGCGCTCGTACAGGTCTTCGCCGCCGACATGCGCCACTTCGAGCAGGTGCTCGAACGGATCGCAGGGGAGCCATACGTCGAGCGCACCAAGTCCGTGCTCGTGCTCTCGCCGCTGCTGCGGCGGTCCTCCTCGGGTATCTCCGCGGACGTGGCGTCGGAGAGCTGA
- a CDS encoding glycoside hydrolase family 6 protein → MAGTRARRRAERRERRRAVRRNAMAVAASAVVVVGTVSGMMSAVGDRSARGSETPEVALATPSFVPLPGIPAPAATPSHPAPEPSAASSAASASPARLVPSPGSAPAPSVASAPPPAARTAKPAARTEPAAGPLYRHPESQVLDWVGAHRDDPRRPLIESRIAARPAAVWFASYNPGTVTREVREVTAGAAAAGRVPVLVPYAIPDRDCGGASQGGAPDTAAYDGWIRDFAAGLGDGPAIVILEPDSVALSDCLDGPARAARYASLARAGRTIHAAAPGAKVYFDAGHSGWHAAPKQAALLRAAGAAESGDGIFTNVSNFHRTADEAAYARRVLGALGGPARLGAVIDTSRNGNGAPPDGEWCDPAGRALGRAPTTDTGEARIDAYLWVKLPGEADGCAGAAGSFTPEYAYALAKG, encoded by the coding sequence GTGGCGGGAACGCGTGCGCGGCGCCGGGCCGAACGACGGGAGAGGCGGCGTGCGGTCCGCCGGAACGCCATGGCCGTCGCCGCCTCGGCCGTGGTCGTGGTCGGTACGGTCAGCGGCATGATGTCGGCGGTGGGCGACCGGTCCGCGCGCGGCTCCGAGACGCCGGAGGTCGCTCTGGCGACGCCGTCGTTCGTTCCGCTGCCCGGGATCCCGGCGCCCGCGGCCACCCCGTCGCACCCGGCCCCGGAGCCGTCCGCCGCGTCCTCCGCCGCGTCCGCGTCACCGGCGCGCCTGGTCCCGTCGCCCGGGTCGGCCCCGGCCCCCTCGGTGGCGTCCGCGCCGCCCCCGGCGGCCCGTACGGCCAAGCCCGCGGCCCGTACGGAACCGGCCGCCGGCCCGCTCTACCGCCACCCCGAGTCCCAGGTGCTCGACTGGGTCGGCGCGCACCGGGACGACCCCCGGCGCCCGCTCATCGAGTCCCGGATCGCGGCGCGGCCCGCCGCCGTCTGGTTCGCCTCGTACAACCCCGGGACCGTCACCCGCGAGGTCCGCGAGGTGACGGCGGGGGCCGCGGCGGCCGGGCGGGTGCCGGTGCTCGTGCCGTACGCGATCCCCGACCGGGACTGCGGCGGCGCCTCGCAGGGCGGGGCGCCCGACACCGCCGCGTACGACGGCTGGATCCGGGACTTCGCGGCCGGGCTCGGCGACGGACCCGCCATCGTGATCCTCGAACCGGACTCCGTCGCGCTCTCCGACTGCCTCGACGGCCCGGCGCGCGCCGCGCGGTACGCGTCCCTGGCCCGCGCGGGCCGTACGATCCACGCCGCCGCCCCCGGCGCGAAGGTCTACTTCGACGCGGGCCACTCCGGCTGGCACGCCGCGCCGAAGCAGGCAGCCCTGCTGCGCGCGGCCGGCGCGGCGGAGAGCGGGGACGGCATCTTCACCAACGTCTCCAACTTCCACCGCACCGCCGACGAGGCCGCCTACGCCCGCCGGGTGCTCGGCGCGCTCGGCGGTCCGGCCCGGCTCGGCGCCGTCATCGACACCAGCCGCAACGGCAACGGCGCGCCGCCCGACGGCGAGTGGTGCGATCCGGCGGGCCGCGCGCTCGGCCGGGCACCGACGACGGACACCGGCGAGGCCCGTATCGACGCGTACCTCTGGGTCAAGCTGCCGGGGGAGGCGGACGGCTGCGCGGGCGCGGCCGGTTCGTTCACCCCGGAGTACGCCTACGCGCTGGCGAAGGGCTGA
- a CDS encoding GuaB1 family IMP dehydrogenase-related protein, with amino-acid sequence MDVQHVRFLNDQQPPYDLTYDDVFMVPSRSAVGSRQAVDLSAPDGTGTTIPLVVANMTAIAGRRMAETVARRGGLVVIPQDIPIEVVTDVISWVKTRHLVLDTPIVLTPLQTVGDALSLLPKRAHGAGVVVDGEGRPVGIVTEHDLTGVDRFTQLSEVMTKDLVSLSADLDPGEAFTTLDNANRKLAPAVDADGRLVGVLTRKGALRATLYTPATDAAGRLRTAAAVGVNGDVAGKAAQLLDAGVDTLVVDTAHGHQESMIAAVRAVRALDPKVPVVAGNVVAAEGVRDLIEAGADIIKVGVGPGAMCTTRMMTGVGRPQFSAVLECAAEARKHGKHVWADGGVRHPRDVAMALAAGASNVMIGSWFAGTYESPGDLQQASDGRLYKESFGMASARAVRNRTSEESAYDRARKALFEEGISTSRMFLDPARPGVEDLIDSIIAGVRSSCTYAGANSLEEFAANAIVGVQSAAGYAEGKPLHASWG; translated from the coding sequence CTGGATGTTCAGCACGTGCGCTTCCTCAATGACCAGCAGCCGCCGTACGACCTCACGTACGACGACGTCTTCATGGTGCCGAGCCGGTCGGCCGTGGGCTCCCGCCAGGCGGTGGACCTCTCCGCCCCGGACGGCACCGGCACCACCATCCCGCTCGTGGTCGCGAACATGACCGCGATAGCCGGCCGCCGGATGGCCGAGACCGTCGCCCGGCGCGGCGGGCTCGTCGTCATTCCGCAGGACATCCCGATCGAGGTCGTCACCGACGTCATCTCCTGGGTCAAGACGCGCCATCTCGTGCTCGACACCCCGATCGTGCTGACCCCGCTCCAGACCGTCGGCGACGCGCTGTCCCTGCTGCCCAAGCGGGCGCACGGCGCGGGCGTGGTCGTGGACGGCGAGGGCCGGCCGGTCGGGATCGTCACGGAGCACGATCTGACCGGCGTCGACCGGTTCACCCAGCTCTCCGAGGTGATGACGAAGGACCTGGTGTCCCTCTCCGCCGACCTGGACCCGGGCGAGGCGTTCACCACGCTCGACAACGCCAACCGCAAGCTCGCCCCCGCCGTGGACGCGGACGGCCGGCTGGTCGGCGTCCTCACCCGCAAGGGCGCCCTGCGCGCCACCCTCTACACACCCGCCACCGACGCGGCGGGCCGGCTCCGGACCGCCGCCGCCGTCGGTGTCAACGGCGATGTCGCGGGCAAGGCCGCGCAGTTGCTCGACGCGGGCGTCGACACCCTTGTCGTGGACACCGCCCACGGCCACCAGGAGTCGATGATCGCCGCCGTCAGGGCGGTCCGCGCGCTCGACCCCAAGGTGCCGGTCGTCGCGGGCAACGTCGTCGCCGCCGAGGGCGTACGGGATCTGATCGAGGCCGGCGCGGACATCATCAAGGTCGGGGTCGGCCCCGGCGCCATGTGCACCACCCGGATGATGACCGGCGTCGGCCGGCCGCAGTTCTCCGCCGTCCTGGAGTGCGCCGCCGAGGCGAGGAAGCACGGCAAGCACGTCTGGGCCGACGGCGGTGTGCGGCACCCGCGCGATGTCGCCATGGCGCTCGCCGCCGGCGCGTCGAACGTGATGATCGGCTCCTGGTTCGCCGGTACGTACGAGTCCCCCGGCGATCTCCAGCAGGCGTCCGACGGGCGGCTCTACAAGGAGTCCTTCGGCATGGCCTCGGCCCGCGCCGTACGCAACCGTACGAGCGAGGAGTCGGCCTACGACCGGGCGCGCAAGGCGCTGTTCGAGGAGGGCATCTCCACCTCACGGATGTTCCTCGACCCCGCCAGGCCGGGGGTGGAGGACCTGATCGACTCGATCATCGCGGGCGTGCGCTCCTCGTGCACGTACGCGGGCGCCAACTCCCTGGAGGAGTTCGCGGCGAACGCGATCGTCGGCGTCCAGAGCGCCGCGGGCTACGCCGAGGGCAAGCCGCTGCACGCCAGCTGGGGCTGA
- a CDS encoding carbon-nitrogen hydrolase family protein: MPPLRTALLQSSGRPGSVAGNLAALDEAAGRAAAAGAGLLVCPEMFLTGYAIGDAVPRLAEPADGPGAAAVAEIAVRHGLAVLYGYPEREGEGDGGRIFNAAQLVAADGTRLANYRKTHLFGCFEQEWFTPGEQPVVQAELAGLRIGIMICYDVEFPENVRAHALAGTDLLLVPTAQMHPFQFVAESMVPVRAFENQLYVAYVNRTGQEGEFEFVGLSCLAAPDGATRVRAGRGEELLLGEVDPELLSASRAANPYLLDRRPGLYGSLG; this comes from the coding sequence ATGCCGCCGTTGCGCACCGCCCTGCTCCAGAGTTCCGGCCGCCCCGGCTCGGTCGCCGGGAATCTGGCCGCCCTGGACGAGGCGGCGGGCCGCGCCGCGGCGGCCGGCGCCGGTCTGCTGGTCTGCCCCGAGATGTTCCTGACCGGCTATGCCATCGGCGACGCCGTCCCCCGGCTGGCCGAGCCCGCGGACGGGCCGGGCGCGGCGGCCGTCGCCGAGATCGCCGTACGGCACGGACTCGCGGTGCTCTACGGCTACCCCGAGCGGGAGGGCGAGGGGGACGGCGGGCGGATCTTCAACGCGGCCCAGCTTGTCGCGGCGGACGGCACCCGCCTCGCGAACTACCGCAAGACCCATCTCTTCGGCTGCTTCGAGCAGGAGTGGTTCACCCCGGGGGAGCAGCCGGTCGTCCAGGCCGAGCTGGCCGGACTGCGGATCGGGATCATGATCTGCTACGACGTCGAGTTCCCGGAGAACGTCCGGGCCCACGCGCTCGCGGGCACCGATCTGCTGCTCGTCCCCACCGCCCAGATGCATCCGTTCCAGTTCGTCGCCGAATCCATGGTCCCGGTCCGCGCCTTCGAGAACCAGCTGTATGTCGCGTACGTCAACAGGACCGGCCAGGAAGGCGAGTTCGAGTTCGTCGGGCTGAGCTGTCTGGCCGCGCCCGACGGCGCCACCCGGGTCCGCGCGGGGCGCGGGGAGGAACTGCTCCTCGGCGAGGTCGATCCGGAGCTGCTGAGCGCCTCGCGCGCGGCCAATCCGTACCTCCTGGACCGGCGCCCGGGGCTGTACGGCTCCCTCGGCTGA
- a CDS encoding sugar-binding transcriptional regulator: MSAGRPALRMGPAELVQAAAMARRFYLEGKSKIQIAEEFGVSRFKVARVLETALERDLVRIEIRVPAELDAERSDALRARYGLRHAVVVESPAEGEDESPDPENLGEVAAELLGELVVEGDVLGLAWGRSTIHMAAALDRLPPCTVVQLTGVYDAGTAERGSVEAVRRAAQVSGGEAHPIYAPMLLPDPATAAALRAQPGIARAFAYFDKVTVAAVSIGSWEPGISTVHDMLTDEERTHYSTLGVAAEMSAHLFDAEGRLVGRDLGERCITVEADRLRRIPEVVAIAGGLRKAEAIGAVLRSGLVTSLVTDTAAADFLLSEFTPAPRPALERVDPDAE; encoded by the coding sequence ATGTCGGCAGGTCGGCCGGCCCTGCGGATGGGACCCGCGGAGCTGGTGCAGGCGGCGGCCATGGCGCGTCGCTTCTACCTGGAGGGCAAGTCCAAGATCCAGATCGCCGAGGAGTTCGGCGTCAGCCGCTTCAAGGTGGCGCGGGTCCTGGAGACGGCCCTCGAACGGGATCTCGTACGGATCGAGATCCGGGTCCCCGCCGAACTCGACGCCGAGCGCTCGGACGCGCTGCGCGCCCGTTACGGACTGCGGCACGCGGTGGTCGTCGAGTCGCCCGCCGAGGGCGAGGACGAGTCGCCCGACCCGGAGAACCTCGGTGAGGTCGCCGCCGAACTCCTCGGCGAACTGGTGGTCGAGGGCGATGTGCTCGGCCTGGCCTGGGGCCGCTCCACCATCCATATGGCCGCCGCGCTCGACCGGCTGCCGCCCTGCACGGTCGTCCAGCTCACCGGCGTGTACGACGCGGGCACCGCGGAGCGCGGCTCCGTCGAGGCCGTACGGCGCGCCGCCCAGGTCTCCGGCGGCGAGGCGCACCCGATCTACGCGCCGATGCTGCTGCCCGACCCGGCCACCGCCGCCGCGCTGCGCGCACAGCCCGGGATCGCGCGGGCCTTCGCGTACTTCGACAAGGTCACGGTCGCGGCCGTCTCCATCGGCTCCTGGGAGCCCGGGATCTCCACCGTCCACGACATGCTCACGGACGAGGAGCGGACCCACTACTCCACGCTCGGGGTCGCCGCCGAGATGTCCGCGCACCTCTTCGACGCCGAGGGCCGGCTCGTCGGCCGCGATCTGGGCGAGCGGTGCATCACGGTCGAGGCCGACCGGCTGCGCCGGATCCCGGAGGTGGTGGCGATCGCGGGCGGGCTGCGCAAGGCCGAGGCGATCGGCGCCGTACTCCGCTCCGGGCTGGTCACCAGCCTGGTCACGGACACGGCGGCGGCGGACTTCCTGCTGTCGGAGTTCACCCCGGCGCCCCGGCCGGCGCTGGAGCGCGTGGACCCGGACGCCGAGTAG
- the ribD gene encoding bifunctional diaminohydroxyphosphoribosylaminopyrimidine deaminase/5-amino-6-(5-phosphoribosylamino)uracil reductase RibD, translating to MRRAIALAARGLGSTSPNPVVGCVVLDASGRPAGEGFHRRAGGPHAEVHALRAAGDLARGGTAYVTLEPCAHTGRTGPCARALIDAGIARVVYAVADPTPQARGGAATLRAAGVAVEQGLLAEEAAAGNAAWLTSVRLGRPHVTWKYAATLDGRTAAADATSRWITSAEARADVHRLRAEADAVVVGSGTARTDDPHLAARGVEGAVQPLRVVVDTEGTAVRPGARVLDAAAPTLIAIADDADAGALPETVRLPRAARGLDIPALLAALHARGVRSVLLEGGPALAGSFVAAGAVDRVIGYLAPVLLGAGPAALTDAGITTITEALRLRLTETVRIGPDLRITAVPETAPVTTPVTKEH from the coding sequence ATGCGCCGCGCGATCGCGCTGGCCGCCCGCGGGCTCGGCTCCACCAGCCCCAACCCCGTCGTCGGATGTGTCGTCCTCGACGCCTCCGGGCGCCCCGCCGGCGAGGGATTCCACCGCCGCGCCGGCGGCCCGCACGCCGAGGTCCACGCCCTGCGCGCGGCCGGCGACCTGGCCAGGGGCGGCACCGCGTACGTCACCCTCGAACCCTGCGCCCACACCGGCCGCACCGGCCCCTGCGCCCGCGCGCTCATCGACGCGGGCATCGCCCGGGTCGTGTACGCGGTCGCCGACCCGACCCCGCAGGCCCGGGGCGGCGCCGCCACCCTGCGGGCCGCCGGGGTCGCCGTCGAACAGGGCCTCCTCGCCGAGGAGGCCGCGGCCGGCAACGCCGCCTGGCTCACCTCCGTACGGCTCGGCCGCCCCCATGTCACCTGGAAGTACGCGGCCACCCTCGACGGCCGCACCGCCGCCGCCGACGCCACCAGCCGCTGGATCACCTCCGCCGAGGCCCGCGCCGACGTCCACCGGCTGCGCGCCGAGGCCGACGCCGTCGTGGTCGGCTCCGGCACCGCCCGGACCGACGATCCGCACCTCGCCGCGCGCGGCGTCGAGGGCGCCGTCCAGCCGCTGCGGGTCGTCGTGGACACCGAAGGCACCGCCGTACGGCCCGGCGCCCGCGTCCTCGACGCGGCCGCGCCCACCCTGATCGCGATCGCCGACGACGCGGACGCCGGCGCGCTGCCCGAGACCGTACGGCTGCCCCGCGCCGCCCGCGGTCTCGACATCCCCGCGCTGCTGGCCGCCCTGCACGCGCGCGGGGTGCGCTCCGTACTCCTCGAAGGCGGCCCGGCGCTGGCCGGGTCCTTCGTCGCCGCGGGCGCCGTCGACCGTGTCATCGGCTATCTCGCCCCCGTCCTGCTCGGCGCCGGACCCGCGGCGCTGACCGACGCCGGAATCACCACGATCACCGAGGCGTTGCGACTCCGTCTGACCGAGACCGTACGGATCGGACCCGATCTGCGGATCACCGCGGTCCCCGAGACGGCCCCCGTCACCACCCCTGTCACCAAGGAGCACTGA
- a CDS encoding ROK family transcriptional regulator, whose translation MAASPSTARVINDRLALGLLQREGPLTAGQLKTLTGLSRPTVADLVERLQDSGLVRVVGETGDRRRGPNARLYGIAADRAHLAGLDVRTHSVAVVVADLLGTPLAEAVAPIGADTATEAAVDRAVALLDRTAREAGAVPLHSVGIGAPGLVDPGTGELRDTTGLPAWHRRLAAALQERLPATVVVENETNLAALAEQRLGAARGHETFVLLWLGHGVGAAVVLDGRLRRGASGGAGEIGFLPVPGTVRLPSATGCDGGFHSLVGSAAVCELAAAHGLSAVAGPQEPPAAALVRAAVAEAASSTPGASGAFLDALADRLAQGTAAVAAVLDPGRIVLAGEVGHAGGAALAGRVEERLAVMSPLRTEVRAGSLGGAAVLRGALLTAREAAQDELFTP comes from the coding sequence ATGGCCGCATCCCCGAGCACCGCCAGGGTCATCAACGACCGGCTCGCCCTCGGGCTGCTCCAGCGGGAAGGTCCCCTGACAGCAGGGCAGTTGAAGACGCTCACCGGGCTCTCCCGGCCGACGGTCGCCGATCTCGTGGAGCGGCTCCAGGACTCCGGTCTGGTCCGTGTCGTCGGTGAGACCGGCGACCGGCGCCGGGGCCCCAACGCCCGGCTGTACGGGATCGCCGCCGACCGCGCCCATCTCGCGGGCCTCGACGTACGCACCCACAGCGTCGCCGTCGTCGTCGCCGACCTGCTCGGCACCCCTCTCGCGGAGGCCGTCGCGCCCATCGGCGCCGACACCGCGACCGAGGCCGCCGTCGACCGCGCCGTCGCGCTGCTCGACCGTACGGCGCGGGAGGCCGGCGCCGTCCCCCTGCACAGCGTCGGGATCGGTGCCCCCGGGCTCGTCGACCCCGGCACCGGTGAGCTGCGCGACACCACCGGACTGCCCGCCTGGCACCGGCGGCTGGCCGCCGCCCTCCAGGAACGGCTGCCCGCCACCGTCGTGGTGGAGAACGAGACCAATCTGGCCGCCCTAGCGGAACAGCGCCTCGGCGCGGCCCGGGGGCATGAGACCTTCGTCCTGCTCTGGCTCGGCCACGGCGTCGGCGCGGCCGTCGTGCTCGACGGCCGGCTCCGCAGGGGCGCCTCGGGCGGCGCGGGAGAGATCGGCTTCCTGCCCGTGCCCGGCACCGTACGGCTGCCCTCGGCGACCGGCTGCGACGGCGGCTTCCACTCCCTGGTGGGCTCGGCTGCCGTGTGCGAACTCGCCGCCGCACACGGTCTGTCGGCCGTCGCCGGGCCCCAGGAGCCGCCCGCCGCCGCCCTGGTGCGCGCGGCGGTGGCCGAGGCCGCCTCCAGTACGCCCGGCGCCTCCGGCGCGTTTCTCGATGCTCTCGCCGACCGGCTGGCCCAGGGTACGGCGGCGGTCGCCGCGGTCCTGGACCCCGGCCGGATCGTGCTCGCCGGCGAGGTCGGCCACGCGGGCGGCGCCGCCCTGGCCGGCCGGGTCGAGGAGCGGCTCGCCGTCATGTCGCCGCTGCGTACCGAGGTCAGGGCCGGTTCGCTCGGGGGCGCGGCCGTTCTGCGCGGCGCGCTGCTGACGGCGCGGGAGGCGGCGCAGGACGAGCTGTTCACCCCCTGA
- a CDS encoding flavin monoamine oxidase family protein, with amino-acid sequence MTSAPPPITMAGPDFPYAYDDFLAHPAGLGQIPATEHGAEVAVIGGGLSGIVTAYELMKMGLKPVVYEADRIGGRLRTVGFDGCDPGLTAEMGAMRFPPSSTALQHYIDLVGLETRPFPNPLAPGTPSTVVDLKGESHYARTAGELPPVYREVMDAWHTCLEEGADFSAMNRALRERNVPRIREIWARLVEKLDNQTFYGFLCDSPAFASFRHREIFGQVGFGTGGWDTDFPHSILEILRVVYTEADDHHRSIVGGSAQLPLRLWERAPGKITHWPAGTSLSSLHDGVPLPAVTGLRRTAGDQITVTDASGRIRTYRAAVFTAQSWLLLSRITCDDTLFPIDHWTAMERTHYMESTKLFVPVDRPFWRDTDPETGRDVMSMTLTDRMTRGTYLLDDGPDRPAVICLSYTWCDDSLKWLPLSAEERMEVMLASLREIYPKVDIRSHVIGGPVTVSWENEPWFMGAFKANLPGHYRYQRRLFTHFMQDRLPVGKRGIFLAGDDISWTAGWAEGAVQTALNAVWGVMRHFGGATDATNPGPGDLYDALAPVELPED; translated from the coding sequence ATGACGTCCGCGCCGCCGCCCATCACCATGGCCGGCCCCGACTTCCCTTACGCCTACGACGACTTCCTCGCCCATCCCGCCGGGCTCGGCCAGATACCGGCGACCGAGCACGGCGCCGAGGTCGCCGTCATCGGCGGCGGGCTCTCCGGCATCGTCACCGCGTACGAGCTGATGAAGATGGGGCTCAAGCCCGTGGTGTACGAGGCCGACCGCATCGGCGGCCGGCTCCGTACGGTCGGCTTCGACGGCTGCGACCCCGGGCTCACCGCCGAGATGGGCGCGATGCGCTTCCCGCCCTCCTCCACCGCCCTCCAGCACTACATCGATCTGGTGGGCCTGGAGACCCGGCCGTTCCCCAACCCGCTGGCCCCGGGCACCCCGTCGACCGTCGTGGACCTGAAGGGCGAGTCCCACTACGCGCGGACCGCCGGTGAACTGCCGCCGGTCTACCGCGAAGTGATGGACGCCTGGCACACCTGTCTGGAGGAGGGCGCCGACTTCTCCGCCATGAACCGCGCGCTGCGCGAGCGCAATGTGCCGCGTATCCGGGAGATCTGGGCGCGGCTCGTCGAGAAGCTCGACAACCAGACCTTCTACGGATTCCTCTGCGACTCCCCGGCGTTCGCCTCGTTCCGGCACCGGGAGATCTTCGGCCAGGTCGGCTTCGGCACCGGCGGCTGGGACACCGACTTCCCGCACTCCATCCTGGAGATCCTGCGGGTCGTCTACACCGAGGCCGACGACCACCACCGCTCCATCGTCGGCGGCAGCGCGCAGCTCCCGCTGCGGCTCTGGGAGCGGGCGCCCGGGAAGATCACGCACTGGCCGGCCGGTACGTCGCTGTCCTCGCTGCACGACGGCGTCCCGCTGCCCGCCGTCACCGGGCTGCGCCGCACGGCCGGTGACCAGATCACCGTGACGGACGCCTCGGGGCGGATCCGTACGTACCGGGCCGCCGTCTTCACCGCGCAGTCCTGGCTGCTGCTCTCCCGGATCACCTGCGACGACACGCTCTTCCCGATCGACCACTGGACGGCGATGGAGCGCACCCACTACATGGAGTCGACGAAGCTGTTCGTGCCGGTGGACCGGCCGTTCTGGCGGGACACGGACCCGGAGACCGGGCGGGACGTGATGTCGATGACGCTCACCGACCGGATGACCCGGGGGACGTATCTGCTGGACGACGGACCGGACCGGCCGGCCGTCATCTGTCTCTCGTACACCTGGTGCGACGACAGCCTGAAGTGGCTGCCGCTGTCGGCCGAGGAGCGGATGGAGGTCATGCTCGCGTCGCTGCGCGAGATCTATCCGAAGGTCGACATCCGCAGTCATGTGATCGGCGGCCCGGTGACGGTCTCCTGGGAGAACGAGCCCTGGTTCATGGGGGCGTTCAAGGCGAACCTGCCCGGCCACTACCGCTATCAGCGGCGCCTGTTCACCCACTTCATGCAGGACCGGCTGCCCGTGGGCAAGCGGGGGATCTTCCTGGCCGGGGACGACATCTCGTGGACGGCGGGCTGGGCCGAGGGCGCCGTACAGACCGCGCTCAACGCGGTGTGGGGCGTGATGCGGCACTTCGGGGGCGCCACGGACGCGACCAACCCCGGGCCGGGCGATCTGTACGACGCGCTCGCGCCGGTCGAACTCCCGGAGGACTGA
- a CDS encoding MFS transporter: MAAEVDDDTARLRRARIAVATVFCAHGAVTGSFATRIPWIQDHAGISAGQLGLALAFPALGASLTMPVAGAISHRFGARNALRGLLALWTLSLTLPALAPNLLTLCAALFVFGATSGMSDVAMNAIGVETEERLGKSIMSSLHGMWSVGALIGSAAGTVAAHLRSDARLHHLIAALALTLLGVLACRGVLDPPAAPDAPAPPAFALPPRSALLIGAVGFCAVFAEGASMDWSAVYLRDILGTSPGVAAASTTAFALTMAVARLVGDKVVDRFGGVRTVRAGGVLAGAGGLLVVVAPHPALAMAGFGLMGLGVAVVVPLAFSAAGRSGPNPSQAIAGVATITYTSGLIAPSAIGAIAEATSLVVSFGLVTVLACGLVAGAGVLRTGDRRAASGASSAAKSGAAGPA; encoded by the coding sequence ATGGCGGCCGAAGTGGACGACGACACAGCGCGGTTGCGGCGGGCCAGGATCGCCGTCGCCACCGTCTTCTGCGCGCACGGAGCGGTCACCGGCAGCTTCGCCACCCGTATCCCCTGGATCCAGGACCACGCGGGGATCAGCGCGGGCCAGCTGGGGCTGGCGCTCGCGTTCCCCGCGCTCGGCGCGTCGCTGACGATGCCGGTGGCCGGGGCCATCAGCCACCGCTTCGGCGCGCGGAACGCGCTGCGCGGGCTGCTCGCGCTGTGGACCCTCTCGCTGACGCTGCCGGCCCTGGCGCCGAATCTCCTCACGCTCTGCGCGGCGCTCTTCGTGTTCGGCGCGACCTCCGGCATGTCGGACGTCGCGATGAACGCGATCGGGGTGGAGACCGAGGAGCGGCTCGGCAAGTCGATCATGTCCAGTCTGCACGGCATGTGGAGCGTGGGCGCGCTGATCGGGTCGGCGGCCGGCACGGTGGCCGCGCATCTGCGCAGCGACGCCCGGCTGCACCACCTGATCGCGGCGCTCGCGCTGACCCTGCTGGGAGTTCTCGCCTGCCGGGGCGTGCTGGACCCGCCCGCCGCGCCCGACGCCCCGGCGCCGCCCGCCTTCGCGCTGCCGCCCAGGTCGGCGCTGCTGATCGGGGCGGTCGGGTTCTGCGCCGTCTTCGCGGAGGGCGCGAGCATGGACTGGTCGGCCGTCTATCTGCGGGACATCCTCGGCACCTCGCCCGGGGTCGCGGCGGCCTCGACCACGGCCTTCGCGCTGACCATGGCCGTGGCGCGGCTGGTGGGCGACAAGGTGGTCGACCGGTTCGGCGGCGTACGGACCGTCCGGGCGGGCGGGGTACTGGCCGGGGCGGGCGGGCTGCTGGTCGTCGTGGCTCCGCATCCGGCGCTCGCGATGGCCGGTTTCGGGCTGATGGGGCTCGGTGTGGCCGTGGTCGTCCCGCTCGCCTTCTCGGCGGCCGGGCGGTCGGGGCCGAACCCGAGCCAGGCGATCGCGGGGGTGGCGACGATCACGTACACCTCGGGTCTGATCGCCCCCTCGGCGATCGGCGCGATCGCCGAGGCGACCTCGCTGGTGGTGTCCTTCGGGCTGGTGACCGTGCTGGCCTGCGGGCTGGTGGCGGGCGCCGGGGTGCTGCGTACGGGCGACCGGCGGGCGGCCTCCGGGGCGTCCTCGGCGGCGAAGTCCGGCGCGGCGGGCCCGGCCTGA